One Melospiza melodia melodia isolate bMelMel2 chromosome 1, bMelMel2.pri, whole genome shotgun sequence genomic window carries:
- the SGCE gene encoding epsilon-sarcoglycan isoform X2 has product MRRRWCRQQQAEERGAMRCCAAGPWPHSALTTLLLTAILLSSADGNNGTVNWTTKRAHSYVISRIKAVQKNVYTILSKVHSDRNVYPSAGVLFVHVLEREYFKGEFPPYPKPGEISNDPITFNTNLMGYPDRPGWLRYIQRTPYSDGVLYGSPTVENVGKPTIIEITAYNRRTFETARHNLIINIMSAEDFPLPYQAEFFIRNMNVEEMLASEVLGDFLGAVKNVWQPERLNAINITSALDRGGRVPLPINDMKEGVYVMVGADVPFSSCLREVENPQNQLRCSQEMEPVITCDKKFRTQFHIDWCKISLVDNTKQVSTFQEVVRGEGILPDGGEYKPPSDTLKSRDYYSDFLITLAVPSAIALVLFLILAYIMCCRREGVEKRNMQTPDIQLVHHSAIQKSTKELRDMSKNREIAWPLSTLPVFHPVTGEIVPPLHSDTYDNTSMPLMQTQQNLPHQTQIPQQQSAGEFRMTTFQRFEKLYAHQDIAL; this is encoded by the exons ATGCGGCGGCGGTGGTGTCGGCAGCAGCAGGCGGAGGAGCGGGGAGCGATGCGGTGCTGCGCGGCGGGGCCGTGGCCGCACAGCGCCCTCACCACGCTCCTGCTGACAG CTATTTTGCTAAGCTCTGCTGATGGCAATAATGGAACTGTTAACTGGACGACTAAGCGAGCCCACAGTTATGTTATCAGCAGAATAAAGGCTGTTCAGAAGAATG TGTACACAATTCTGTCTAAGGTGCACTCTGATCGGAATGTATACCCTTCTGCTGGAGTTCTGTTTGTTCATGTTTTGGAGAGAGAGTACTTTAAGGGGGAATTTCCTCCTTACCCAAAGCCCG GTGAAATAAGTAATGATCCTATAACGTTCAATACCAATTTAATGGGTTACCCTGACAGACCTGGATGGCTGCGCTATATCCAAAGGACACCGTACAGTGATGGAGTGCTCTATGGCTCACCAACTGTGGAGAACGTGGGCAAGCCAACCATCATTGAG ATCACTGCGTATAACAGGCGTACCTTTGAAACAGCCAGACACAATTTGATCATTAATATAATGTCAGCAGAAG ATTTTCCTTTACCGTATCAAGCGGAATTCTTCATAAGGAACATGAATGTAGAAGAAATGCTGGCAAGTGAAGTTCTGGGGGACTTCCTTGGGGCAGTGAAAAATGTGTGGCAGCCAGAACGCTTGAATGCCATAAACATTACTTCAGCCCTTGACAGGGGAGGGAGAGTTCCACTTCCCATTAATGACATGAAGGAGGG TGTGTATGTGATGGTTGGGGCAGATGTTCCTTTCTCTTCGTGTTTACGAGAAGTGGAAAACCCACAGAATCAGCTGAGGTGCAGTCAAGAAATGGAGCCTGTAATAACCTGTGATAAAAAATTTCGTACTCAATTCCATATTGACTGGTGTAAAATCTCTCTG GTTGACAATACAAAGCAAGTTTCCACCTTTCAGGAAGTGGTTCGTGGAGAGGGAATATTACCTGATGGTGGAGAATACAAGCCACCTTCTGATACACTGAAAAGCAGAGACTATTACTCGGATTTCCTAATTACCCTGGCAGTGCCCTCGGCAATAGCACTGGTGCTGTTTCTAATACTTGCCTACATCATGTGCTGCCGACGGGAAGGAGT ggaAAAGAGAAACATGCAAACACCAGA CATCCAGCTGGTGCACCACAGTGCTATTCAGAAATCCACCAAAGAGCTCCGGGACATGTCCAAGAACAGGGAGATCGCGTGGCCGCTGTCCACGCTGCCCGTGTTCCACCCGGTGACGGGCGAGATCGTCCCGCCCCTGCACAGCGACACCTACGACAACACCAGCATGCCCCTGATGCAGACACAGCA GAACCTGCCACATCAGACTCagattccacagcagcagagtgCAG GAGAATTTCGTATGACAACATTTCAAAGATTTGAG
- the SGCE gene encoding epsilon-sarcoglycan isoform X6, with amino-acid sequence MRRRWCRQQQAEERGAMRCCAAGPWPHSALTTLLLTVYTILSKVHSDRNVYPSAGVLFVHVLEREYFKGEFPPYPKPGEISNDPITFNTNLMGYPDRPGWLRYIQRTPYSDGVLYGSPTVENVGKPTIIEITAYNRRTFETARHNLIINIMSAEDFPLPYQAEFFIRNMNVEEMLASEVLGDFLGAVKNVWQPERLNAINITSALDRGGRVPLPINDMKEGVYVMVGADVPFSSCLREVENPQNQLRCSQEMEPVITCDKKFRTQFHIDWCKISLVDNTKQVSTFQEVVRGEGILPDGGEYKPPSDTLKSRDYYSDFLITLAVPSAIALVLFLILAYIMCCRREGVEKRNMQTPDIQLVHHSAIQKSTKELRDMSKNREIAWPLSTLPVFHPVTGEIVPPLHSDTYDNTSMPLMQTQQNLPHQTQIPQQQSAGEFRMTTFQRFEVNGIPEERKLTEAMNL; translated from the exons ATGCGGCGGCGGTGGTGTCGGCAGCAGCAGGCGGAGGAGCGGGGAGCGATGCGGTGCTGCGCGGCGGGGCCGTGGCCGCACAGCGCCCTCACCACGCTCCTGCTGACAG TGTACACAATTCTGTCTAAGGTGCACTCTGATCGGAATGTATACCCTTCTGCTGGAGTTCTGTTTGTTCATGTTTTGGAGAGAGAGTACTTTAAGGGGGAATTTCCTCCTTACCCAAAGCCCG GTGAAATAAGTAATGATCCTATAACGTTCAATACCAATTTAATGGGTTACCCTGACAGACCTGGATGGCTGCGCTATATCCAAAGGACACCGTACAGTGATGGAGTGCTCTATGGCTCACCAACTGTGGAGAACGTGGGCAAGCCAACCATCATTGAG ATCACTGCGTATAACAGGCGTACCTTTGAAACAGCCAGACACAATTTGATCATTAATATAATGTCAGCAGAAG ATTTTCCTTTACCGTATCAAGCGGAATTCTTCATAAGGAACATGAATGTAGAAGAAATGCTGGCAAGTGAAGTTCTGGGGGACTTCCTTGGGGCAGTGAAAAATGTGTGGCAGCCAGAACGCTTGAATGCCATAAACATTACTTCAGCCCTTGACAGGGGAGGGAGAGTTCCACTTCCCATTAATGACATGAAGGAGGG TGTGTATGTGATGGTTGGGGCAGATGTTCCTTTCTCTTCGTGTTTACGAGAAGTGGAAAACCCACAGAATCAGCTGAGGTGCAGTCAAGAAATGGAGCCTGTAATAACCTGTGATAAAAAATTTCGTACTCAATTCCATATTGACTGGTGTAAAATCTCTCTG GTTGACAATACAAAGCAAGTTTCCACCTTTCAGGAAGTGGTTCGTGGAGAGGGAATATTACCTGATGGTGGAGAATACAAGCCACCTTCTGATACACTGAAAAGCAGAGACTATTACTCGGATTTCCTAATTACCCTGGCAGTGCCCTCGGCAATAGCACTGGTGCTGTTTCTAATACTTGCCTACATCATGTGCTGCCGACGGGAAGGAGT ggaAAAGAGAAACATGCAAACACCAGA CATCCAGCTGGTGCACCACAGTGCTATTCAGAAATCCACCAAAGAGCTCCGGGACATGTCCAAGAACAGGGAGATCGCGTGGCCGCTGTCCACGCTGCCCGTGTTCCACCCGGTGACGGGCGAGATCGTCCCGCCCCTGCACAGCGACACCTACGACAACACCAGCATGCCCCTGATGCAGACACAGCA GAACCTGCCACATCAGACTCagattccacagcagcagagtgCAG GAGAATTTCGTATGACAACATTTCAAAGATTTGAG
- the SGCE gene encoding epsilon-sarcoglycan isoform X7, which produces MRRRWCRQQQAEERGAMRCCAAGPWPHSALTTLLLTAILLSSADGNNGTVNWTTKRAHSYVISRIKAVQKNGEISNDPITFNTNLMGYPDRPGWLRYIQRTPYSDGVLYGSPTVENVGKPTIIEITAYNRRTFETARHNLIINIMSAEDFPLPYQAEFFIRNMNVEEMLASEVLGDFLGAVKNVWQPERLNAINITSALDRGGRVPLPINDMKEGVYVMVGADVPFSSCLREVENPQNQLRCSQEMEPVITCDKKFRTQFHIDWCKISLVDNTKQVSTFQEVVRGEGILPDGGEYKPPSDTLKSRDYYSDFLITLAVPSAIALVLFLILAYIMCCRREGVEKRNMQTPDIQLVHHSAIQKSTKELRDMSKNREIAWPLSTLPVFHPVTGEIVPPLHSDTYDNTSMPLMQTQQNLPHQTQIPQQQSAGEFRMTTFQRFEVNGIPEERKLTEAMNL; this is translated from the exons ATGCGGCGGCGGTGGTGTCGGCAGCAGCAGGCGGAGGAGCGGGGAGCGATGCGGTGCTGCGCGGCGGGGCCGTGGCCGCACAGCGCCCTCACCACGCTCCTGCTGACAG CTATTTTGCTAAGCTCTGCTGATGGCAATAATGGAACTGTTAACTGGACGACTAAGCGAGCCCACAGTTATGTTATCAGCAGAATAAAGGCTGTTCAGAAGAATG GTGAAATAAGTAATGATCCTATAACGTTCAATACCAATTTAATGGGTTACCCTGACAGACCTGGATGGCTGCGCTATATCCAAAGGACACCGTACAGTGATGGAGTGCTCTATGGCTCACCAACTGTGGAGAACGTGGGCAAGCCAACCATCATTGAG ATCACTGCGTATAACAGGCGTACCTTTGAAACAGCCAGACACAATTTGATCATTAATATAATGTCAGCAGAAG ATTTTCCTTTACCGTATCAAGCGGAATTCTTCATAAGGAACATGAATGTAGAAGAAATGCTGGCAAGTGAAGTTCTGGGGGACTTCCTTGGGGCAGTGAAAAATGTGTGGCAGCCAGAACGCTTGAATGCCATAAACATTACTTCAGCCCTTGACAGGGGAGGGAGAGTTCCACTTCCCATTAATGACATGAAGGAGGG TGTGTATGTGATGGTTGGGGCAGATGTTCCTTTCTCTTCGTGTTTACGAGAAGTGGAAAACCCACAGAATCAGCTGAGGTGCAGTCAAGAAATGGAGCCTGTAATAACCTGTGATAAAAAATTTCGTACTCAATTCCATATTGACTGGTGTAAAATCTCTCTG GTTGACAATACAAAGCAAGTTTCCACCTTTCAGGAAGTGGTTCGTGGAGAGGGAATATTACCTGATGGTGGAGAATACAAGCCACCTTCTGATACACTGAAAAGCAGAGACTATTACTCGGATTTCCTAATTACCCTGGCAGTGCCCTCGGCAATAGCACTGGTGCTGTTTCTAATACTTGCCTACATCATGTGCTGCCGACGGGAAGGAGT ggaAAAGAGAAACATGCAAACACCAGA CATCCAGCTGGTGCACCACAGTGCTATTCAGAAATCCACCAAAGAGCTCCGGGACATGTCCAAGAACAGGGAGATCGCGTGGCCGCTGTCCACGCTGCCCGTGTTCCACCCGGTGACGGGCGAGATCGTCCCGCCCCTGCACAGCGACACCTACGACAACACCAGCATGCCCCTGATGCAGACACAGCA GAACCTGCCACATCAGACTCagattccacagcagcagagtgCAG GAGAATTTCGTATGACAACATTTCAAAGATTTGAG
- the SGCE gene encoding epsilon-sarcoglycan isoform X3, with protein MRRRWCRQQQAEERGAMRCCAAGPWPHSALTTLLLTAILLSSADGNNGTVNWTTKRAHSYVISRIKAVQKNVYTILSKVHSDRNVYPSAGVLFVHVLEREYFKGEFPPYPKPGEISNDPITFNTNLMGYPDRPGWLRYIQRTPYSDGVLYGSPTVENVGKPTIIEITAYNRRTFETARHNLIINIMSAEDFPLPYQAEFFIRNMNVEEMLASEVLGDFLGAVKNVWQPERLNAINITSALDRGGRVPLPINDMKEGVYVMVGADVPFSSCLREVENPQNQLRCSQEMEPVITCDKKFRTQFHIDWCKISLVDNTKQVSTFQEVVRGEGILPDGGEYKPPSDTLKSRDYYSDFLITLAVPSAIALVLFLILAYIMCCRREGVIQLVHHSAIQKSTKELRDMSKNREIAWPLSTLPVFHPVTGEIVPPLHSDTYDNTSMPLMQTQQNLPHQTQIPQQQSAGEFRMTTFQRFEVNGIPEERKLTEAMNL; from the exons ATGCGGCGGCGGTGGTGTCGGCAGCAGCAGGCGGAGGAGCGGGGAGCGATGCGGTGCTGCGCGGCGGGGCCGTGGCCGCACAGCGCCCTCACCACGCTCCTGCTGACAG CTATTTTGCTAAGCTCTGCTGATGGCAATAATGGAACTGTTAACTGGACGACTAAGCGAGCCCACAGTTATGTTATCAGCAGAATAAAGGCTGTTCAGAAGAATG TGTACACAATTCTGTCTAAGGTGCACTCTGATCGGAATGTATACCCTTCTGCTGGAGTTCTGTTTGTTCATGTTTTGGAGAGAGAGTACTTTAAGGGGGAATTTCCTCCTTACCCAAAGCCCG GTGAAATAAGTAATGATCCTATAACGTTCAATACCAATTTAATGGGTTACCCTGACAGACCTGGATGGCTGCGCTATATCCAAAGGACACCGTACAGTGATGGAGTGCTCTATGGCTCACCAACTGTGGAGAACGTGGGCAAGCCAACCATCATTGAG ATCACTGCGTATAACAGGCGTACCTTTGAAACAGCCAGACACAATTTGATCATTAATATAATGTCAGCAGAAG ATTTTCCTTTACCGTATCAAGCGGAATTCTTCATAAGGAACATGAATGTAGAAGAAATGCTGGCAAGTGAAGTTCTGGGGGACTTCCTTGGGGCAGTGAAAAATGTGTGGCAGCCAGAACGCTTGAATGCCATAAACATTACTTCAGCCCTTGACAGGGGAGGGAGAGTTCCACTTCCCATTAATGACATGAAGGAGGG TGTGTATGTGATGGTTGGGGCAGATGTTCCTTTCTCTTCGTGTTTACGAGAAGTGGAAAACCCACAGAATCAGCTGAGGTGCAGTCAAGAAATGGAGCCTGTAATAACCTGTGATAAAAAATTTCGTACTCAATTCCATATTGACTGGTGTAAAATCTCTCTG GTTGACAATACAAAGCAAGTTTCCACCTTTCAGGAAGTGGTTCGTGGAGAGGGAATATTACCTGATGGTGGAGAATACAAGCCACCTTCTGATACACTGAAAAGCAGAGACTATTACTCGGATTTCCTAATTACCCTGGCAGTGCCCTCGGCAATAGCACTGGTGCTGTTTCTAATACTTGCCTACATCATGTGCTGCCGACGGGAAGGAGT CATCCAGCTGGTGCACCACAGTGCTATTCAGAAATCCACCAAAGAGCTCCGGGACATGTCCAAGAACAGGGAGATCGCGTGGCCGCTGTCCACGCTGCCCGTGTTCCACCCGGTGACGGGCGAGATCGTCCCGCCCCTGCACAGCGACACCTACGACAACACCAGCATGCCCCTGATGCAGACACAGCA GAACCTGCCACATCAGACTCagattccacagcagcagagtgCAG GAGAATTTCGTATGACAACATTTCAAAGATTTGAG
- the SGCE gene encoding epsilon-sarcoglycan isoform X1 codes for MRRRWCRQQQAEERGAMRCCAAGPWPHSALTTLLLTAILLSSADGNNGTVNWTTKRAHSYVISRIKAVQKNVYTILSKVHSDRNVYPSAGVLFVHVLEREYFKGEFPPYPKPGEISNDPITFNTNLMGYPDRPGWLRYIQRTPYSDGVLYGSPTVENVGKPTIIEITAYNRRTFETARHNLIINIMSAEDFPLPYQAEFFIRNMNVEEMLASEVLGDFLGAVKNVWQPERLNAINITSALDRGGRVPLPINDMKEGVYVMVGADVPFSSCLREVENPQNQLRCSQEMEPVITCDKKFRTQFHIDWCKISLVDNTKQVSTFQEVVRGEGILPDGGEYKPPSDTLKSRDYYSDFLITLAVPSAIALVLFLILAYIMCCRREGVEKRNMQTPDIQLVHHSAIQKSTKELRDMSKNREIAWPLSTLPVFHPVTGEIVPPLHSDTYDNTSMPLMQTQQNLPHQTQIPQQQSAGEFRMTTFQRFEVNGIPEERKLTEAMNL; via the exons ATGCGGCGGCGGTGGTGTCGGCAGCAGCAGGCGGAGGAGCGGGGAGCGATGCGGTGCTGCGCGGCGGGGCCGTGGCCGCACAGCGCCCTCACCACGCTCCTGCTGACAG CTATTTTGCTAAGCTCTGCTGATGGCAATAATGGAACTGTTAACTGGACGACTAAGCGAGCCCACAGTTATGTTATCAGCAGAATAAAGGCTGTTCAGAAGAATG TGTACACAATTCTGTCTAAGGTGCACTCTGATCGGAATGTATACCCTTCTGCTGGAGTTCTGTTTGTTCATGTTTTGGAGAGAGAGTACTTTAAGGGGGAATTTCCTCCTTACCCAAAGCCCG GTGAAATAAGTAATGATCCTATAACGTTCAATACCAATTTAATGGGTTACCCTGACAGACCTGGATGGCTGCGCTATATCCAAAGGACACCGTACAGTGATGGAGTGCTCTATGGCTCACCAACTGTGGAGAACGTGGGCAAGCCAACCATCATTGAG ATCACTGCGTATAACAGGCGTACCTTTGAAACAGCCAGACACAATTTGATCATTAATATAATGTCAGCAGAAG ATTTTCCTTTACCGTATCAAGCGGAATTCTTCATAAGGAACATGAATGTAGAAGAAATGCTGGCAAGTGAAGTTCTGGGGGACTTCCTTGGGGCAGTGAAAAATGTGTGGCAGCCAGAACGCTTGAATGCCATAAACATTACTTCAGCCCTTGACAGGGGAGGGAGAGTTCCACTTCCCATTAATGACATGAAGGAGGG TGTGTATGTGATGGTTGGGGCAGATGTTCCTTTCTCTTCGTGTTTACGAGAAGTGGAAAACCCACAGAATCAGCTGAGGTGCAGTCAAGAAATGGAGCCTGTAATAACCTGTGATAAAAAATTTCGTACTCAATTCCATATTGACTGGTGTAAAATCTCTCTG GTTGACAATACAAAGCAAGTTTCCACCTTTCAGGAAGTGGTTCGTGGAGAGGGAATATTACCTGATGGTGGAGAATACAAGCCACCTTCTGATACACTGAAAAGCAGAGACTATTACTCGGATTTCCTAATTACCCTGGCAGTGCCCTCGGCAATAGCACTGGTGCTGTTTCTAATACTTGCCTACATCATGTGCTGCCGACGGGAAGGAGT ggaAAAGAGAAACATGCAAACACCAGA CATCCAGCTGGTGCACCACAGTGCTATTCAGAAATCCACCAAAGAGCTCCGGGACATGTCCAAGAACAGGGAGATCGCGTGGCCGCTGTCCACGCTGCCCGTGTTCCACCCGGTGACGGGCGAGATCGTCCCGCCCCTGCACAGCGACACCTACGACAACACCAGCATGCCCCTGATGCAGACACAGCA GAACCTGCCACATCAGACTCagattccacagcagcagagtgCAG GAGAATTTCGTATGACAACATTTCAAAGATTTGAG
- the SGCE gene encoding epsilon-sarcoglycan isoform X4: MRRRWCRQQQAEERGAMRCCAAGPWPHSALTTLLLTAILLSSADGNNGTVNWTTKRAHSYVISRIKAVQKNVYTILSKVHSDRNVYPSAGVLFVHVLEREYFKGEFPPYPKPGEISNDPITFNTNLMGYPDRPGWLRYIQRTPYSDGVLYGSPTVENVGKPTIIEITAYNRRTFETARHNLIINIMSAEDFPLPYQAEFFIRNMNVEEMLASEVLGDFLGAVKNVWQPERLNAINITSALDRGGRVPLPINDMKEGVYVMVGADVPFSSCLREVENPQNQLRCSQEMEPVITCDKKFRTQFHIDWCKISLVDNTKQVSTFQEVVRGEGILPDGGEYKPPSDTLKSRDYYSDFLITLAVPSAIALVLFLILAYIMCCRREGVEKRNMQTPDIQLVHHSAIQKSTKELRDMSKNREIAWPLSTLPVFHPVTGEIVPPLHSDTYDNTSMPLMQTQQNLPHQTQIPQQQSAEAVCSSGHCIVSRKLRLL, translated from the exons ATGCGGCGGCGGTGGTGTCGGCAGCAGCAGGCGGAGGAGCGGGGAGCGATGCGGTGCTGCGCGGCGGGGCCGTGGCCGCACAGCGCCCTCACCACGCTCCTGCTGACAG CTATTTTGCTAAGCTCTGCTGATGGCAATAATGGAACTGTTAACTGGACGACTAAGCGAGCCCACAGTTATGTTATCAGCAGAATAAAGGCTGTTCAGAAGAATG TGTACACAATTCTGTCTAAGGTGCACTCTGATCGGAATGTATACCCTTCTGCTGGAGTTCTGTTTGTTCATGTTTTGGAGAGAGAGTACTTTAAGGGGGAATTTCCTCCTTACCCAAAGCCCG GTGAAATAAGTAATGATCCTATAACGTTCAATACCAATTTAATGGGTTACCCTGACAGACCTGGATGGCTGCGCTATATCCAAAGGACACCGTACAGTGATGGAGTGCTCTATGGCTCACCAACTGTGGAGAACGTGGGCAAGCCAACCATCATTGAG ATCACTGCGTATAACAGGCGTACCTTTGAAACAGCCAGACACAATTTGATCATTAATATAATGTCAGCAGAAG ATTTTCCTTTACCGTATCAAGCGGAATTCTTCATAAGGAACATGAATGTAGAAGAAATGCTGGCAAGTGAAGTTCTGGGGGACTTCCTTGGGGCAGTGAAAAATGTGTGGCAGCCAGAACGCTTGAATGCCATAAACATTACTTCAGCCCTTGACAGGGGAGGGAGAGTTCCACTTCCCATTAATGACATGAAGGAGGG TGTGTATGTGATGGTTGGGGCAGATGTTCCTTTCTCTTCGTGTTTACGAGAAGTGGAAAACCCACAGAATCAGCTGAGGTGCAGTCAAGAAATGGAGCCTGTAATAACCTGTGATAAAAAATTTCGTACTCAATTCCATATTGACTGGTGTAAAATCTCTCTG GTTGACAATACAAAGCAAGTTTCCACCTTTCAGGAAGTGGTTCGTGGAGAGGGAATATTACCTGATGGTGGAGAATACAAGCCACCTTCTGATACACTGAAAAGCAGAGACTATTACTCGGATTTCCTAATTACCCTGGCAGTGCCCTCGGCAATAGCACTGGTGCTGTTTCTAATACTTGCCTACATCATGTGCTGCCGACGGGAAGGAGT ggaAAAGAGAAACATGCAAACACCAGA CATCCAGCTGGTGCACCACAGTGCTATTCAGAAATCCACCAAAGAGCTCCGGGACATGTCCAAGAACAGGGAGATCGCGTGGCCGCTGTCCACGCTGCCCGTGTTCCACCCGGTGACGGGCGAGATCGTCCCGCCCCTGCACAGCGACACCTACGACAACACCAGCATGCCCCTGATGCAGACACAGCA GAACCTGCCACATCAGACTCagattccacagcagcagagtgCAG
- the SGCE gene encoding epsilon-sarcoglycan isoform X5 gives MRRRWCRQQQAEERGAMRCCAAGPWPHSALTTLLLTAILLSSADGNNGTVNWTTKRAHSYVISRIKAVQKNVYTILSKVHSDRNVYPSAGVLFVHVLEREYFKGEFPPYPKPGEISNDPITFNTNLMGYPDRPGWLRYIQRTPYSDGVLYGSPTVENVGKPTIIEITAYNRRTFETARHNLIINIMSAEDFPLPYQAEFFIRNMNVEEMLASEVLGDFLGAVKNVWQPERLNAINITSALDRGGRVPLPINDMKEGVYVMVGADVPFSSCLREVENPQNQLRCSQEMEPVITCDKKFRTQFHIDWCKISLVDNTKQVSTFQEVVRGEGILPDGGEYKPPSDTLKSRDYYSDFLITLAVPSAIALVLFLILAYIMCCRREGVEKRNMQTPDIQLVHHSAIQKSTKELRDMSKNREIAWPLSTLPVFHPVTGEIVPPLHSDTYDNTSMPLMQTQQNLPHQTQIPQQQSAGKWYS, from the exons ATGCGGCGGCGGTGGTGTCGGCAGCAGCAGGCGGAGGAGCGGGGAGCGATGCGGTGCTGCGCGGCGGGGCCGTGGCCGCACAGCGCCCTCACCACGCTCCTGCTGACAG CTATTTTGCTAAGCTCTGCTGATGGCAATAATGGAACTGTTAACTGGACGACTAAGCGAGCCCACAGTTATGTTATCAGCAGAATAAAGGCTGTTCAGAAGAATG TGTACACAATTCTGTCTAAGGTGCACTCTGATCGGAATGTATACCCTTCTGCTGGAGTTCTGTTTGTTCATGTTTTGGAGAGAGAGTACTTTAAGGGGGAATTTCCTCCTTACCCAAAGCCCG GTGAAATAAGTAATGATCCTATAACGTTCAATACCAATTTAATGGGTTACCCTGACAGACCTGGATGGCTGCGCTATATCCAAAGGACACCGTACAGTGATGGAGTGCTCTATGGCTCACCAACTGTGGAGAACGTGGGCAAGCCAACCATCATTGAG ATCACTGCGTATAACAGGCGTACCTTTGAAACAGCCAGACACAATTTGATCATTAATATAATGTCAGCAGAAG ATTTTCCTTTACCGTATCAAGCGGAATTCTTCATAAGGAACATGAATGTAGAAGAAATGCTGGCAAGTGAAGTTCTGGGGGACTTCCTTGGGGCAGTGAAAAATGTGTGGCAGCCAGAACGCTTGAATGCCATAAACATTACTTCAGCCCTTGACAGGGGAGGGAGAGTTCCACTTCCCATTAATGACATGAAGGAGGG TGTGTATGTGATGGTTGGGGCAGATGTTCCTTTCTCTTCGTGTTTACGAGAAGTGGAAAACCCACAGAATCAGCTGAGGTGCAGTCAAGAAATGGAGCCTGTAATAACCTGTGATAAAAAATTTCGTACTCAATTCCATATTGACTGGTGTAAAATCTCTCTG GTTGACAATACAAAGCAAGTTTCCACCTTTCAGGAAGTGGTTCGTGGAGAGGGAATATTACCTGATGGTGGAGAATACAAGCCACCTTCTGATACACTGAAAAGCAGAGACTATTACTCGGATTTCCTAATTACCCTGGCAGTGCCCTCGGCAATAGCACTGGTGCTGTTTCTAATACTTGCCTACATCATGTGCTGCCGACGGGAAGGAGT ggaAAAGAGAAACATGCAAACACCAGA CATCCAGCTGGTGCACCACAGTGCTATTCAGAAATCCACCAAAGAGCTCCGGGACATGTCCAAGAACAGGGAGATCGCGTGGCCGCTGTCCACGCTGCCCGTGTTCCACCCGGTGACGGGCGAGATCGTCCCGCCCCTGCACAGCGACACCTACGACAACACCAGCATGCCCCTGATGCAGACACAGCA GAACCTGCCACATCAGACTCagattccacagcagcagagtgCAG